Proteins found in one Mycobacterium branderi genomic segment:
- a CDS encoding FHA domain-containing protein has translation MTTTDHPVSAPAPTLAVRIGHESRTLDPVAGVAVLGRDATATVRLNDDRISRSHLRLEPYRDGWQVIDTSSNGMFVDGVRRSSVFVTAATTIHLGAPDGIPVTLTPSDPLEATGLAPGAPGLAPEADEEERWDEQGEIDPDVARAGRAVAARRRELDITQRSLARDKIINAGTLIAFEKGRSWPRRGTLAKLEEVLNWPPGTIARIRNGAPPAAQDPESTEVMTDTVQAPLMAEAVDLAMHTISAALAALPKPTDPDFTPKASTILADLRKLETVAANAARGAKGAPSVVLALSTVRRTYNELMLRAARSPAATLGQRLYGARHSAELNIEEAANAAGLPVAVLQDAESERPIPPDAARALETLIAQLSIN, from the coding sequence GTGACGACGACTGATCACCCCGTTTCCGCGCCGGCGCCGACATTGGCGGTACGCATCGGACACGAGTCGCGGACCCTCGACCCGGTGGCCGGCGTGGCCGTGCTGGGCCGGGACGCCACGGCCACGGTGCGGCTCAACGACGACCGGATCTCGCGCTCGCACCTTCGGCTGGAGCCATACCGCGACGGCTGGCAGGTGATCGACACCAGCAGCAACGGCATGTTCGTGGACGGCGTGCGGCGCAGCTCGGTGTTCGTCACCGCCGCCACCACCATCCACCTGGGAGCCCCGGACGGGATCCCGGTGACTCTGACGCCCAGTGATCCGCTCGAGGCGACGGGGCTCGCACCGGGGGCACCGGGCCTGGCGCCCGAGGCCGACGAAGAGGAACGGTGGGACGAGCAGGGCGAGATCGATCCCGACGTTGCCCGGGCCGGTCGCGCGGTAGCCGCCCGGCGACGGGAGCTCGACATCACCCAGCGCAGCCTGGCCAGGGACAAGATCATTAACGCCGGCACCCTGATCGCGTTCGAGAAGGGTCGCAGTTGGCCGCGCCGGGGGACGCTGGCCAAGCTGGAAGAAGTGCTGAATTGGCCGCCGGGCACCATCGCGCGCATCAGAAACGGGGCGCCGCCGGCCGCCCAGGACCCTGAGAGCACCGAGGTGATGACCGACACGGTCCAGGCGCCGCTGATGGCCGAAGCGGTGGACTTGGCGATGCACACCATCAGCGCCGCTCTGGCCGCATTACCGAAGCCGACGGACCCCGACTTCACGCCGAAAGCCAGCACCATCCTGGCGGACCTGCGCAAGCTCGAGACGGTGGCCGCCAACGCTGCACGGGGCGCCAAGGGGGCTCCGTCGGTGGTGCTCGCGTTGAGCACCGTGCGCCGCACCTACAACGAGCTGATGTTGCGCGCCGCGCGGTCGCCGGCGGCCACGTTGGGTCAGCGGCTCTACGGGGCGCGGCACAGCGCGGAGCTGAACATCGAGGAGGCCGCCAACGCCGCCGGTTTACCGGTCGCCGTCCTGCAAGACGCCGAATCGGAGCGCCCGATTCCCCCCGACGCCGCGAGGGCGCTGGAGACCCTGATCGCGCAGTTGTCGATCAATTGA
- a CDS encoding neutral zinc metallopeptidase: MNHRREQRGPARDARPRRRFGVITAIICCACAVLVLAGCQTMVVGRALSPLYDPFEVGGLPAQDGPSGVRDNAPQPTGDVRNTDHGDNDKLAVLAVNDVAEFWKQYYSDSLKGSFSPVANLLSYDSRVKTGKKVCGEDTYKEPNAFYCPPEDLMAWDRGVFVPIARRYFGDITVAGLIGHEYGHAVQHMAKLVGKKTPGIVFEEQADCFGGVYLRWVAEGQSPRFIVSTGDGLDHVLAGVISSRDPVITPKYKALIKQGHGTALDRVSAFQVGFVNGATACAGIDMDEIKQRRGDLPLALQPDPEGFLQTGEVPINEETLSTLLEVLNKIFSPAKPPTLSLKAADCPDAHGGSPAAYCPATNTITADLPALQKLGKPANESDYVLVQGDDTALSVVMSRYVLALEHERGVPLDSATAALRTACLTGVAHRKMADKVELPSGKSFVLTAGDLDEAVAGLLTNRLVASDVNGATVPAGFTRITAFRSGVTGDEQLCYARFRDDTG; the protein is encoded by the coding sequence ATGAATCATCGCCGTGAGCAGCGCGGCCCTGCACGCGATGCCCGGCCGCGCCGGCGGTTCGGCGTCATCACCGCAATAATCTGTTGCGCCTGTGCAGTACTCGTGCTGGCCGGTTGCCAGACCATGGTCGTGGGCCGGGCACTGTCGCCGCTGTATGACCCGTTCGAGGTTGGCGGATTGCCCGCGCAGGACGGGCCCAGCGGCGTCCGCGACAACGCTCCGCAACCAACCGGCGACGTGCGCAATACCGATCACGGTGACAACGACAAGCTAGCGGTGTTGGCGGTCAACGACGTTGCGGAGTTTTGGAAGCAGTACTACAGCGACTCGTTGAAGGGCAGCTTTTCTCCCGTTGCGAATTTGCTCTCCTATGACTCCAGGGTGAAAACCGGCAAGAAGGTCTGCGGCGAAGACACCTACAAGGAGCCCAATGCCTTCTACTGTCCTCCCGAAGACCTGATGGCGTGGGACCGCGGCGTGTTCGTGCCGATCGCACGTCGCTACTTCGGCGACATCACCGTCGCCGGTCTGATCGGGCACGAGTATGGCCACGCCGTACAGCACATGGCCAAGCTGGTCGGCAAAAAAACACCCGGCATCGTCTTCGAGGAGCAGGCCGACTGCTTCGGCGGCGTCTATCTGCGCTGGGTCGCCGAGGGGCAGTCCCCCCGCTTCATCGTGAGCACCGGCGACGGCCTCGATCACGTGCTCGCCGGCGTCATCAGCAGCCGTGACCCGGTGATCACTCCCAAGTACAAAGCCCTGATCAAACAGGGGCACGGAACGGCGCTTGATCGCGTCAGCGCCTTTCAGGTGGGCTTCGTCAACGGCGCCACGGCGTGTGCCGGCATCGACATGGACGAGATCAAGCAGCGACGCGGCGATCTGCCCTTGGCCCTGCAGCCCGACCCGGAAGGGTTCCTGCAGACCGGTGAGGTGCCGATCAACGAGGAGACCCTGTCGACTCTGCTGGAAGTGCTGAACAAGATCTTCTCTCCGGCCAAGCCGCCGACGCTGTCGCTCAAAGCGGCCGATTGCCCCGACGCGCACGGCGGGTCTCCGGCGGCGTACTGCCCGGCCACCAACACGATCACCGCCGACCTGCCGGCCCTGCAGAAGCTGGGCAAACCCGCCAATGAATCCGACTACGTCCTGGTTCAAGGTGATGACACCGCCTTATCTGTGGTCATGTCGCGCTATGTGCTGGCCCTGGAGCACGAGCGCGGTGTGCCGCTCGACTCGGCGACAGCAGCGCTGCGCACCGCATGCCTGACCGGGGTGGCGCACCGCAAAATGGCCGACAAAGTCGAGCTGCCGTCGGGCAAAAGCTTCGTGCTGACCGCGGGTGACCTCGACGAGGCGGTTGCCGGTCTGCTCACCAATCGGTTGGTCGCCAGCGACGTCAACGGGGCAACCGTGCCCGCCGGGTTCACCCGGATCACCGCCTTCCGTTCCGGCGTGACCGGTGATGAGCAGCTGTGCTACGCCCGCTTCCGTGACGACACCGGCTAA
- a CDS encoding DUF3887 domain-containing protein, whose protein sequence is MGLRDGDGYQRSSALRLAAGAVVFAGGLTLIGISAAPVAIASPTPDELALATLDNIVQGDDTAATAHFDPRMQAALPAQALGQAWTNYQQTLGPYQSHGDPEDLQRGDLTVVNVPLQMAHAPGQFRLTVHPDGTIAGLFFLRQGVPVP, encoded by the coding sequence ATGGGGCTACGTGATGGGGATGGATATCAGCGGAGCAGCGCACTTAGGCTGGCAGCCGGCGCTGTGGTGTTCGCCGGCGGCCTGACCTTGATCGGGATCAGCGCCGCACCGGTCGCGATCGCCTCCCCTACCCCAGATGAGCTCGCGCTGGCAACGTTGGACAACATCGTGCAGGGCGACGACACCGCGGCCACCGCCCATTTCGACCCGAGGATGCAAGCGGCTCTGCCGGCCCAGGCCCTCGGGCAGGCATGGACGAACTACCAACAAACGTTGGGTCCCTACCAATCCCACGGTGACCCCGAGGACCTTCAGCGCGGCGATCTGACCGTGGTCAACGTGCCCTTACAGATGGCACACGCACCCGGTCAATTCCGACTGACTGTGCACCCCGACGGCACCATCGCAGGCTTGTTCTTCCTCAGACAGGGAGTACCGGTCCCCTGA
- a CDS encoding PIN-like domain-containing protein yields the protein MTATVRFYFDADILGLAHVICALRPDCSYPGDPGATIKRRTRPACVVETPKAKDREWIPVVAEQGWIAITRDSNILDHLSLLEAVKTHRLRLVTLSGRDGSDKWGQLEIAMSQWRQIEALHDRNGPLIVSATRTTFREIEIDERLDELRGLATKSSRRRVRKPAPGTGETAPLW from the coding sequence ATGACGGCGACCGTCCGCTTCTACTTCGACGCGGACATCCTCGGCTTAGCGCACGTTATCTGCGCGCTCCGCCCCGACTGTAGCTATCCTGGCGACCCCGGCGCGACCATCAAACGCCGAACGCGACCCGCTTGTGTCGTCGAAACGCCGAAAGCCAAAGATCGCGAATGGATTCCGGTTGTTGCAGAGCAAGGCTGGATAGCGATAACCCGCGATAGCAACATCCTGGATCACCTGAGCTTGCTCGAAGCGGTGAAGACGCACCGTCTGCGACTGGTCACCCTAAGCGGTAGGGACGGTAGCGACAAGTGGGGCCAGCTAGAGATTGCCATGAGCCAATGGCGGCAGATCGAGGCTCTGCACGACCGGAATGGCCCATTGATCGTCTCCGCGACGCGGACCACGTTCCGCGAGATCGAGATAGACGAGCGTTTAGACGAACTTCGAGGGTTAGCAACCAAATCATCGAGGCGGCGGGTTCGAAAGCCTGCGCCGGGCACGGGCGAAACCGCGCCGCTGTGGTGA
- a CDS encoding serine/threonine-protein kinase produces MPLAVGTMIAGYRIEGVLGSGGMGTVYRARHPTLPRSDALKILSAELSVDRQFRTRFTREADLAATLNHPNIVRVYNRGETDDGHLWIAMEYVEGTAAIDLARADLTPVRIVRIITDVAAALDYAHSRRVLHRDIKPGNFLVSAPGSDHERVLLADFGIARALDDATSLTATGAMVGTAAYTAPETIEGRPADHRTDIYSLGCALFRLLTDRAPYADNSLSAVLAGHLMRPVPRPSEFNPALPDEIDDVIAHAMAKDPADRFQTANELAAATRAALTDEHAPSTTTGPGEPKATNPTNPTLTYPPTVPPAGPAVWPGYDPRGGGAPPNGGAPQQVIGAPPALPPGGVPHDGAKLKRRKRIRLMVGITVGVAALVAATVAGIQLVGRTGGGPGPYEPQTLSTKFGTIKLQHRPVAIAALGPGDADAVLSLGTQPVLINAPNASVPTWLQPLIHSSPPVFAAADTGAIAAAKPDLIIDTADIDQHTYDSLAAIAPTLAQPADTTEDWSWQTQLNWIATALGRTGAAKTLLAKAQSEQATIRSEHRSFSGKSIIVVNYTGDTTTADATPSPPSSYLQGIGFTYSTHFKRSPGGPPAVPFNINDVDYAVQRTDIMLLLRTDPAAGGGGYAGLPARYSSFGGTLVIVDDPATITALNTGGPAATTYLNTALIAKLSNQIH; encoded by the coding sequence ATGCCGCTGGCCGTAGGAACCATGATCGCGGGATACCGCATCGAAGGCGTGCTGGGTTCGGGCGGGATGGGCACGGTCTATCGGGCCCGCCACCCGACGCTGCCCCGCAGCGATGCGCTGAAAATTCTGTCCGCCGAGCTGTCGGTGGACCGCCAGTTCAGGACGCGTTTCACCCGCGAAGCCGACCTGGCCGCCACCCTGAACCACCCCAACATCGTGCGGGTGTACAACCGGGGCGAAACCGACGACGGGCACCTGTGGATCGCCATGGAGTACGTCGAGGGAACCGCAGCAATCGATTTGGCCCGCGCCGATCTCACTCCGGTGCGCATCGTGCGCATCATCACCGACGTCGCCGCCGCACTCGACTACGCGCACTCGCGGCGGGTGTTACACCGCGACATCAAACCCGGCAACTTCCTGGTGTCGGCGCCGGGCAGCGACCACGAACGAGTATTGTTGGCGGACTTCGGGATCGCGCGCGCGCTTGACGACGCCACCAGCCTCACGGCGACGGGCGCCATGGTCGGCACCGCCGCCTACACCGCACCGGAGACCATCGAGGGCCGACCGGCCGACCACCGCACCGACATCTACTCGCTGGGATGCGCGCTGTTTCGGCTACTGACCGACCGCGCCCCCTATGCGGATAATTCACTGTCTGCGGTGTTGGCCGGGCACCTGATGCGGCCTGTCCCCCGGCCCAGTGAGTTCAACCCCGCCCTGCCGGATGAGATCGACGACGTGATCGCCCACGCGATGGCCAAAGATCCCGCCGATCGCTTCCAAACCGCTAACGAACTCGCCGCCGCCACCCGCGCCGCGCTGACCGACGAGCATGCGCCGTCGACCACCACCGGTCCTGGCGAGCCGAAAGCAACCAACCCGACCAATCCCACCCTGACCTATCCACCAACCGTGCCGCCGGCGGGCCCTGCGGTGTGGCCGGGCTACGACCCGCGCGGCGGCGGCGCACCGCCGAACGGCGGTGCGCCGCAACAGGTCATCGGCGCGCCCCCTGCGCTGCCGCCGGGCGGCGTACCCCACGATGGGGCTAAACTTAAGCGCCGCAAGCGTATTCGCCTCATGGTAGGCATAACTGTTGGCGTGGCCGCGCTGGTCGCCGCGACGGTCGCGGGAATCCAGCTGGTCGGCCGCACCGGCGGCGGGCCGGGCCCCTACGAACCACAAACGCTGAGCACCAAATTCGGCACCATCAAACTTCAGCACCGGCCGGTGGCGATCGCTGCGCTCGGGCCCGGTGATGCCGACGCGGTGCTCTCACTGGGCACCCAACCGGTTCTCATCAACGCACCCAACGCGAGTGTGCCCACCTGGCTGCAGCCGTTAATCCACTCATCTCCACCGGTATTCGCCGCAGCCGACACCGGCGCGATCGCTGCCGCCAAACCTGACCTGATCATCGACACCGCAGACATCGACCAACACACCTACGACTCGTTGGCGGCGATCGCACCTACCCTCGCCCAGCCCGCCGACACCACCGAAGACTGGTCCTGGCAGACGCAGCTGAACTGGATCGCCACCGCCCTCGGGCGCACCGGTGCCGCCAAAACCCTCCTCGCTAAGGCGCAATCCGAGCAGGCGACGATCCGCTCCGAGCATCGCAGCTTCTCCGGGAAATCCATCATCGTGGTGAATTACACCGGCGACACCACAACCGCCGACGCGACTCCATCACCGCCGAGCAGCTACTTGCAAGGTATCGGCTTCACTTACAGCACCCACTTCAAACGCAGCCCCGGCGGCCCGCCGGCCGTGCCGTTCAACATCAACGACGTCGACTACGCCGTTCAGCGCACCGACATCATGCTGCTGCTGCGCACCGATCCCGCGGCCGGCGGCGGAGGCTATGCCGGCCTGCCCGCCAGATACAGCAGCTTCGGTGGCACCCTGGTCATCGTCGACGACCCCGCCACCATCACCGCGCTCAACACCGGCGGTCCGGCAGCCACCACCTACCTCAACACCGCGCTCATCGCCAAGCTCAGCAACCAAATCCATTGA
- a CDS encoding DUF7373 family lipoprotein: MTRHPRRWALAAAAAAAAATLACSTTIAGTPGKEPAAGGSDGVDVALLDAGNFPTAPRPPLGAAGDAVRGGWAEARRLASALLGPWEADADLIDYSQFESGVVKNTDSVNALLGAPLGAALDGHHFVAGFSSSRHTEKGTYKTLLNMVLEMAGPADATEAVAAMAAKSGALTLPLDTNPVPTQQFSIPRYPATTALTYSWTEQYPAPGGPRFAVTALTAHGQYVLAQTAVSADNADAAAQLIATTLDLQQPLIDTFKPTPVNQLPQLPLDPDGLMARTMAPRAENETVSDGIYDAHGALHLASDDPVHLQALFKSTGVQQAAVLLETRVYRTPDSAAAARIVADMTGPHQVAGISGMPQAKCFNETLAYWCVASAERYAYQMQNEQENALHQMMAAQYRMLTGK; the protein is encoded by the coding sequence ATGACCCGCCACCCCCGCCGATGGGCCCTCGCCGCCGCGGCCGCCGCCGCGGCGGCGACGCTGGCGTGCAGTACCACAATCGCGGGCACCCCTGGCAAAGAGCCGGCGGCGGGTGGCTCCGACGGCGTCGATGTCGCCCTGCTCGATGCCGGCAACTTCCCCACCGCCCCGCGCCCGCCGCTGGGGGCGGCCGGCGACGCGGTGCGCGGCGGGTGGGCCGAGGCGCGCCGCCTGGCCAGCGCGCTACTGGGTCCCTGGGAGGCCGATGCCGACCTGATCGATTACTCCCAGTTCGAGTCCGGCGTGGTGAAAAACACCGACTCGGTGAACGCGCTGCTGGGCGCGCCGTTGGGCGCGGCCCTCGACGGACACCACTTTGTGGCCGGATTTTCCAGCTCGCGACACACCGAAAAAGGTACCTACAAAACGTTGCTCAACATGGTGCTGGAAATGGCCGGCCCGGCCGACGCCACCGAGGCGGTGGCCGCCATGGCCGCCAAAAGCGGCGCGTTGACACTGCCCCTCGACACCAACCCGGTGCCGACACAACAGTTTTCGATTCCCCGTTACCCCGCAACAACCGCGCTGACCTACAGCTGGACCGAACAATACCCCGCGCCGGGCGGCCCCCGCTTCGCGGTGACTGCCCTGACCGCGCACGGCCAATACGTGCTGGCGCAGACGGCGGTCTCGGCAGACAATGCCGACGCCGCGGCCCAATTGATCGCCACCACACTGGATCTGCAGCAGCCACTGATCGACACGTTCAAGCCCACCCCGGTCAATCAGTTGCCCCAGCTGCCGCTGGATCCCGACGGGCTGATGGCACGCACGATGGCGCCCAGAGCCGAAAACGAGACGGTCAGCGACGGGATCTATGACGCGCACGGGGCGCTGCACCTGGCCAGCGACGACCCGGTGCACCTGCAAGCGCTGTTCAAATCCACTGGTGTGCAGCAGGCTGCGGTGCTACTTGAAACCAGGGTGTACCGAACCCCCGACAGCGCCGCGGCGGCGCGCATTGTGGCCGACATGACCGGGCCGCACCAAGTGGCCGGGATCAGCGGCATGCCCCAGGCGAAATGCTTCAACGAAACATTGGCTTACTGGTGTGTGGCCAGCGCAGAGCGTTACGCCTACCAGATGCAAAACGAGCAAGAAAACGCTCTGCACCAAATGATGGCCGCCCAATACCGCATGCTGACCGGGAAATGA
- a CDS encoding DUF7373 family lipoprotein: protein MKTEHRRLPRVGGVCARRTSAALRIAVIAVAIALSGGCSTVVTGSAMKSGGPGPEAANVALLDPGNYPRRPRPPLGNVADEAAGRRVEAQRMAEMVAGPWEVDGALKSPTQAEVAPTTAFPDPGRLSVLVRGETIATLAADHHFVAGFVSGRATPPPPRGQPGSAESPKVLDNGVFRFPSPQEATDAAAAMAASDMATIRPGDVPATRLPIPRHPDTVANVAPLSGGFEAEAFTAHGPYVFFQFAGSKESADAVADMIAKALDLQGPMADHFQATPLDHLATLPADPTGLLARTVPATDPGVNQAAVYGAHGSLHFRADPVATVAMYNDAGITHVAAERTTVYEAVDATGAQRAADGLVRMDVPFLRYHSAPGINGLPSARCFDRGPDITDLGAVRYLCIATADRYAFKATAAQELEAHQIIAAQYLMLTAP, encoded by the coding sequence GTGAAAACGGAACACCGACGCCTGCCTCGCGTTGGCGGCGTGTGTGCGCGCCGGACCTCGGCGGCGCTGCGGATCGCGGTCATCGCCGTGGCGATCGCGCTGAGCGGCGGCTGCTCGACGGTGGTAACCGGCAGCGCCATGAAGTCCGGCGGCCCGGGCCCGGAGGCGGCCAACGTGGCGCTGCTGGACCCCGGCAACTACCCGCGCCGACCCCGACCACCACTGGGAAACGTCGCCGACGAGGCCGCGGGGCGCCGCGTCGAAGCCCAGCGGATGGCCGAGATGGTGGCCGGACCCTGGGAGGTCGACGGGGCGTTGAAAAGCCCGACGCAGGCCGAAGTTGCACCCACGACCGCCTTCCCCGACCCCGGGCGGCTGTCGGTGCTGGTGCGGGGCGAGACCATCGCCACCCTGGCCGCTGATCATCACTTCGTCGCCGGCTTCGTCAGCGGGCGCGCCACCCCGCCACCACCTCGCGGGCAGCCCGGTTCCGCCGAGAGCCCCAAGGTTCTCGATAACGGGGTGTTTCGCTTTCCCAGCCCGCAAGAGGCCACCGACGCTGCCGCGGCCATGGCCGCATCCGACATGGCCACCATCCGCCCGGGCGACGTGCCGGCGACCCGGCTGCCCATCCCCCGCCACCCCGACACGGTGGCCAATGTGGCACCGCTGTCGGGAGGTTTTGAAGCCGAAGCCTTCACCGCCCACGGCCCCTACGTATTTTTCCAGTTCGCCGGCTCCAAGGAGAGCGCCGACGCGGTCGCCGACATGATCGCCAAAGCCCTTGACCTGCAAGGCCCGATGGCCGACCACTTCCAAGCCACGCCGTTGGACCATCTGGCCACCCTGCCCGCCGACCCGACCGGGCTGCTGGCCCGCACCGTGCCCGCCACCGACCCCGGCGTCAACCAGGCCGCGGTCTATGGTGCGCACGGCTCCCTGCACTTTCGGGCCGACCCGGTGGCCACCGTGGCGATGTACAACGACGCGGGCATCACCCACGTGGCCGCCGAACGCACCACCGTCTACGAGGCAGTCGACGCCACCGGCGCCCAGCGGGCCGCCGACGGGCTCGTACGCATGGACGTGCCCTTCTTGCGCTACCACTCCGCACCCGGCATCAACGGGCTGCCCTCGGCGCGCTGCTTTGACCGCGGACCCGACATCACCGACTTGGGAGCCGTACGCTACCTGTGCATCGCCACCGCCGACCGCTACGCATTCAAAGCCACTGCCGCCCAAGAGCTCGAAGCCCACCAGATCATCGCCGCCCAATACCTGATGCTGACCGCCCCATGA
- a CDS encoding type II toxin-antitoxin system RelE/ParE family toxin produces MIRSFKDRDSEKVWNLTFAKCFSKETAKKAREKMQLIDAAENLNDLRVPPGNRLEKLAGDSEGQHSIRVNDQWRVCFVWANDGAEQVELTDYH; encoded by the coding sequence GTGATCCGCTCCTTTAAGGACAGGGATAGCGAGAAAGTGTGGAACCTGACCTTTGCGAAGTGCTTCAGCAAAGAAACCGCGAAGAAAGCTCGCGAAAAGATGCAGCTCATCGATGCGGCGGAAAACCTCAACGATCTGCGGGTGCCTCCCGGAAATCGCTTGGAGAAGCTCGCAGGCGACAGCGAAGGCCAACACAGTATTCGCGTCAACGACCAATGGCGGGTGTGCTTCGTATGGGCCAACGACGGTGCCGAGCAGGTCGAACTGACCGACTACCACTAA
- a CDS encoding HigA family addiction module antitoxin, whose protein sequence is MGDFMPTHPGVILLTEFMEPLGITQYRLAKAIDVPLPRVHEIVHGRRAITADTGLRLSRAFGLTDMFWINMQARYDADIARLGLGDQLSRIESIA, encoded by the coding sequence ATGGGAGATTTCATGCCGACCCACCCGGGCGTGATCCTCCTGACGGAGTTCATGGAGCCACTTGGGATCACGCAGTACAGACTGGCGAAGGCGATCGACGTGCCACTGCCGCGGGTCCACGAGATCGTGCACGGCCGGCGAGCGATTACTGCCGACACCGGGCTCCGTCTTTCGCGCGCGTTCGGGCTTACTGACATGTTCTGGATCAACATGCAGGCCCGCTACGACGCTGACATAGCACGGCTCGGCCTCGGCGACCAACTCAGCCGGATCGAAAGCATCGCTTGA
- a CDS encoding CAP domain-containing protein, with protein MIVRRGIQTIALAGVIVAFVATPAARADNKRLNDAVVANVYTAQHQAGCTNDVKINPQLQLAAEWHAKDVLNNRNLVDDIGSDGSGPQDRANAAGFHGQVGETVAINPAAAISGVELINQWYYNPAHFAIMSNCANSQIGVWSENSPDRTVVVAVYGRPQQLVDPPRRRAETSPMAAAPGQSENIPLDPSPDYDASDELEFGISWFPWILRGVYPPPAHPPE; from the coding sequence ATGATTGTGCGACGTGGGATCCAGACAATCGCCTTGGCCGGGGTGATTGTCGCGTTCGTCGCGACGCCAGCCGCGCGCGCCGACAACAAGCGCCTCAACGATGCAGTAGTCGCGAACGTCTACACGGCCCAGCATCAAGCGGGCTGCACCAACGACGTCAAAATCAATCCCCAACTACAACTCGCCGCCGAGTGGCACGCGAAAGATGTGCTGAACAACCGCAACCTCGTTGATGACATTGGCTCAGATGGGTCGGGCCCGCAAGACCGCGCGAACGCAGCCGGCTTCCACGGTCAGGTGGGCGAAACAGTGGCGATCAACCCAGCGGCGGCAATCAGTGGCGTTGAGCTGATCAACCAGTGGTATTACAACCCAGCGCATTTCGCCATCATGTCTAACTGCGCTAACTCCCAGATCGGAGTGTGGTCAGAAAATAGTCCGGATCGCACGGTCGTGGTGGCCGTCTACGGACGGCCACAGCAACTCGTCGACCCGCCCAGAAGGAGAGCCGAAACTTCGCCTATGGCCGCCGCACCTGGCCAATCGGAAAACATTCCGCTCGATCCCAGCCCCGACTACGATGCCAGCGACGAACTCGAGTTCGGCATCAGCTGGTTTCCCTGGATCCTACGGGGCGTCTACCCACCGCCAGCCCATCCGCCGGAATAG
- a CDS encoding mammalian cell entry protein produces MAVDADTSYGPLTVLVESDVDCTDTGSDIDPNSRASVPDPAEAEACVDEQSALRATSEVRSAVTLGAAMVVVLAVVVGWLGFRFYQSHRDQARDALLLQAARQGALNLTTISYTEADSDVQRILDSSTGEFYDDFQRRSQSFIDVVKKAQSKSEGTVTAAGLESVQSDEAKVLATISVKTSNAGAAEQQPRL; encoded by the coding sequence ATGGCAGTCGATGCTGATACCTCCTACGGCCCGCTGACCGTCCTGGTGGAATCGGATGTGGACTGCACCGATACCGGCAGCGACATCGACCCGAACAGCCGAGCCAGCGTTCCCGATCCGGCTGAGGCCGAGGCTTGCGTCGATGAGCAGTCCGCGCTTCGCGCCACTTCCGAGGTTCGATCCGCGGTGACTTTAGGCGCCGCCATGGTTGTTGTGTTGGCAGTTGTCGTCGGTTGGCTCGGATTTCGCTTTTACCAATCTCATCGCGATCAAGCGCGGGACGCGCTACTTCTCCAGGCCGCCAGACAAGGGGCCCTGAACCTGACCACCATCAGCTACACCGAAGCAGACTCCGATGTGCAACGAATTCTCGATTCCTCGACCGGCGAATTCTACGACGACTTCCAAAGGCGCTCACAGTCGTTTATCGACGTGGTCAAAAAGGCGCAATCAAAATCGGAAGGCACGGTCACCGCAGCCGGGCTTGAGTCGGTGCAGAGCGACGAGGCCAAGGTGCTAGCGACCATATCGGTGAAAACCTCTAACGCTGGCGCCGCTGAACAACAACCGCGCCTGTGA